A section of the Myxococcus virescens genome encodes:
- a CDS encoding efflux RND transporter permease subunit: MRTEAPDSWMNRILRASFARPGLTVVLALALSAFGAVALQGLTRDVFPDLSAPIFNVIVQNPAMGAQELETAVAIPMEVALAGLPEVRRIRSTSQLGVTQLTVEFEPDADYFRSRQYVVERVAQAQSELPPGTDAPLVSSLTGRLNEVFEFTLEAEPGAAELMTLRDLAEFEVKNRLLAVPGVAGVERLGGYLRQFQVQLDPDQMVARGITLNQVEHALEGANLNASGGFVVQGPMEWTVRAVGRAESVEDLRDTVVAVRDSTPVLLGDVADIREAPAVRRGIAHRLKGEVVSCRVIKQFGADTQQVTAGIRVAIQELKQGLPPGVQLRIVYDQSVLVDSALGGVSRAILLGAVLVVLVLFLLLGDWRAALIVTLTLPLSLALAGVLLKFAGIGINTMTLGGLAIAVGLLVDAAIIVTENIVHRLREAKGTASRRDVALAASMEMARPIAFATLIVVSVFIPLFAMTGIEGRMYQPLAAAVVACLTASLGLALTLVPVASGLFLRAPREGQPEDVWVIRKIKHVYAPMLEACMRHAGLVRLVALAVTVPALSLAFVVGSDFMPKLDEGALLLQTVLPPEASLEEVDRLNHLVEDALLKFPEVEDVVRRTGRAERTEDPMPHTLSDVLVILKPERGRSMEDLEAAMREAVGQVPGVSTLFTTPLGMRIDEGLGGSPADLSVRIFGPELETLAGLAERAQAIMAKVEGVEDLRAEKLTGLPQLRITVNRAAVARVGLTPGDVIHAVKVGMVGQEFSQVWKGQRRYDLLLRLADHRRGDATAIRGLLVDGHDGTRIPLSQLATIEETFGAGSIRREAGSRRIAVEASVAGRDLGSTAAEVRERLAAELKLPTGYFLDVGGRVESQQRAAQAMTVAIAVALLAVFILLYLALGSLAESLVIIATLPDAFVGGILALLIAGETWNVSSLVGLIGLFGIAVQNGLVLVAQTKLLMQHGKPFEEAIREASIGRVRPKLMTAGTAILGLLPLLVLPLHGTEVERPLAVVMVGGLVTSTLFTLLVLPTFYAFVHGWQERVAQRMAARKAARAQTSVAP, encoded by the coding sequence ATGCGCACTGAGGCCCCCGACTCCTGGATGAACCGCATCCTGCGGGCCTCCTTCGCCCGGCCTGGTCTCACCGTGGTGCTGGCCCTGGCGCTCTCCGCCTTCGGCGCGGTGGCGCTCCAGGGGCTGACGCGCGACGTGTTCCCGGACCTGTCCGCGCCCATCTTCAACGTCATCGTGCAGAACCCGGCGATGGGCGCGCAGGAGCTGGAGACGGCCGTGGCCATCCCCATGGAGGTGGCGCTCGCGGGATTGCCCGAGGTGCGCCGCATCCGCTCCACCTCGCAACTGGGCGTCACCCAGCTCACGGTGGAGTTCGAGCCAGACGCCGACTACTTCCGCAGCCGGCAGTACGTCGTCGAGCGCGTGGCCCAGGCGCAGAGCGAGCTCCCCCCCGGCACGGACGCGCCGCTGGTCTCCAGCCTCACCGGGCGGCTCAACGAGGTGTTCGAGTTCACCCTGGAAGCGGAGCCCGGCGCGGCGGAGCTGATGACGCTGCGCGATTTGGCTGAGTTCGAGGTGAAGAACCGGCTGCTCGCCGTGCCCGGTGTCGCCGGTGTGGAGCGCCTGGGTGGCTACCTGCGCCAGTTCCAGGTGCAGCTCGACCCGGACCAGATGGTGGCGCGCGGCATCACCCTGAACCAGGTGGAGCACGCGCTGGAGGGCGCGAACCTGAACGCCTCGGGCGGCTTCGTGGTCCAGGGCCCCATGGAGTGGACGGTGCGCGCGGTGGGGCGCGCGGAGTCCGTGGAGGACCTGCGCGACACCGTGGTCGCCGTGCGCGACAGCACGCCCGTGCTGCTGGGTGACGTGGCCGACATCCGCGAGGCCCCCGCCGTGCGCCGGGGCATCGCCCACCGGCTGAAGGGCGAGGTGGTGAGCTGCCGGGTCATCAAGCAGTTCGGCGCGGACACACAGCAGGTGACGGCGGGCATCCGCGTCGCCATCCAGGAGTTGAAACAGGGCCTGCCGCCCGGAGTGCAGCTTCGCATCGTGTATGACCAATCGGTGCTGGTGGACTCCGCGCTGGGCGGCGTCAGCCGGGCCATCCTGCTGGGCGCGGTGCTGGTGGTGCTCGTGCTCTTCCTGCTCCTGGGAGACTGGCGCGCGGCGCTCATCGTCACGCTCACCCTGCCCTTGTCCCTGGCGCTGGCGGGCGTGCTGCTGAAGTTCGCCGGCATCGGCATCAACACGATGACGCTGGGAGGGCTGGCCATCGCCGTGGGCCTGCTGGTGGACGCGGCCATCATCGTCACGGAGAACATCGTCCACCGCCTGCGTGAAGCGAAGGGCACGGCTTCGCGGCGCGACGTGGCGCTGGCGGCGTCCATGGAGATGGCCCGGCCCATTGCCTTCGCCACGCTCATCGTCGTCTCCGTGTTCATCCCCCTGTTCGCCATGACGGGCATCGAGGGGCGCATGTACCAACCGCTCGCCGCGGCCGTGGTGGCCTGCCTGACGGCGTCGCTGGGACTGGCGCTCACGCTGGTGCCGGTGGCGTCCGGGCTCTTCCTGCGCGCGCCCCGCGAAGGACAGCCCGAGGACGTGTGGGTCATCCGCAAAATCAAGCACGTCTACGCGCCCATGCTGGAGGCGTGCATGCGCCACGCGGGCCTCGTGCGGCTGGTGGCCCTGGCCGTCACCGTGCCCGCGCTGTCACTGGCCTTCGTGGTGGGCAGCGACTTCATGCCGAAGCTGGATGAAGGCGCGCTGCTGCTCCAGACGGTGCTGCCGCCGGAGGCGTCGCTGGAGGAGGTGGACCGGCTCAACCACCTGGTGGAGGACGCGCTGTTGAAGTTCCCCGAGGTGGAGGACGTGGTGCGCCGCACGGGCCGTGCCGAACGCACGGAGGACCCGATGCCGCACACGCTGTCGGACGTGCTCGTCATCCTCAAGCCGGAGCGAGGACGCTCGATGGAGGACCTGGAAGCCGCGATGCGCGAGGCGGTGGGACAGGTCCCTGGGGTGTCGACGCTGTTCACCACGCCGCTGGGCATGCGCATTGATGAAGGACTTGGCGGCAGCCCGGCGGACCTCTCCGTGCGCATCTTCGGGCCGGAGCTGGAAACGCTGGCCGGACTGGCCGAGCGGGCGCAGGCCATCATGGCGAAGGTGGAAGGCGTGGAGGACCTGCGGGCGGAGAAGCTGACCGGCCTTCCCCAGCTCCGCATCACCGTGAACCGCGCCGCGGTGGCGCGCGTGGGCCTGACACCCGGAGACGTCATCCACGCCGTGAAGGTGGGGATGGTGGGCCAGGAGTTCTCCCAGGTGTGGAAGGGCCAGCGCCGCTATGACTTGCTGCTGCGGCTGGCGGACCACCGCCGGGGTGACGCCACCGCCATCCGGGGCCTGCTGGTGGATGGCCATGACGGCACGCGCATCCCGTTGAGCCAGCTGGCCACCATCGAGGAGACGTTCGGCGCGGGCAGCATCCGCCGCGAGGCGGGCAGCCGGCGCATCGCCGTGGAGGCCAGCGTCGCGGGCAGGGACTTGGGCAGCACGGCGGCCGAGGTGCGCGAGCGACTGGCGGCGGAGCTGAAGCTGCCCACCGGCTACTTCCTGGACGTGGGCGGCCGGGTGGAGAGCCAGCAGCGCGCCGCGCAGGCGATGACGGTCGCCATCGCGGTGGCCCTGCTCGCGGTGTTCATCCTGCTGTACCTGGCGCTGGGCTCGCTGGCGGAGTCGCTGGTCATCATCGCCACCCTGCCGGACGCCTTCGTCGGCGGCATCCTCGCGCTGCTCATCGCCGGGGAGACGTGGAACGTGTCCAGCCTGGTGGGCCTCATCGGACTGTTTGGCATTGCCGTCCAGAATGGCCTGGTGCTGGTGGCGCAGACGAAGCTGCTCATGCAGCACGGCAAGCCCTTCGAGGAGGCCATTCGAGAGGCGAGCATCGGCCGCGTCCGCCCCAAGCTGATGACGGCTGGCACCGCCATCCTGGGCCTGCTGCCGCTGCTGGTGCTGCCACTGCACGGCACGGAAGTGGAGCGCCCCCTGGCCGTCGTCATGGTGGGCGGGCTCGTCACCTCCACGCTGTTCACCCTGCTGGTGCTGCCCACCTTCTACGCCTTCGTGCACGGGTGGCAGGAGCGGGTGGCACAGCGGATGGCCGCCCGGAAGGCGGCTCGGGCACAGACGTCAGTGGCGCCCTGA
- a CDS encoding aromatic ring-hydroxylating oxygenase subunit alpha, which produces MSSREEGRTSGTPAGHISVVHLPNAWFILCASSELGDKPLARTLQGSPLVLFRGEGGKPAALVDRCPHRNVPLSLGRVKEGQLQCGYHGWRFDGAGQCRAIPGFLGEPGARARCATAHATREQDGFVWVYSTPGVEPTTEPYRFPLLEAREYTTVRRTLRAPGSLHSTLENTLDVPHTAYLHGGLFRTEEKRNEIDVVVRRSADKVEAEYIGEPRPSGLVGRLLAPGGGVVQHFDRFLMPSIAQVEYRIGDTSHIMVTSAMTPVSDWDTLVYAVVTFRLPLPRWLVRAALPLLMPVALHIFGQDARILRQQTETIRRFGTEAYASTEIDVLGPGILRLLRAAEREKPGAVGDAVHETRLKMRT; this is translated from the coding sequence ATGAGCTCTCGCGAGGAGGGGCGCACCTCCGGTACGCCCGCTGGACATATCTCCGTCGTCCACCTGCCCAACGCCTGGTTCATCCTCTGTGCTTCGAGTGAGCTGGGAGACAAGCCCCTGGCGCGCACGCTCCAGGGCTCGCCCCTGGTGCTCTTCCGAGGTGAGGGCGGCAAGCCTGCGGCCCTGGTGGACCGCTGCCCGCACCGCAACGTGCCGCTGTCGCTGGGCCGGGTGAAGGAAGGCCAGCTCCAGTGCGGCTACCACGGCTGGCGTTTCGACGGCGCGGGGCAGTGCCGCGCCATCCCTGGCTTCCTGGGCGAGCCCGGCGCGCGTGCTCGCTGTGCCACGGCGCATGCCACGCGTGAGCAGGATGGCTTCGTCTGGGTCTACTCCACGCCGGGCGTCGAGCCCACCACGGAGCCCTACCGCTTCCCGCTTCTGGAGGCGCGCGAATACACCACCGTGCGCCGCACGCTTCGGGCCCCCGGTTCGCTGCACTCCACGCTGGAGAACACGCTGGACGTGCCCCACACCGCGTACCTCCATGGTGGGCTGTTCCGCACCGAGGAGAAGCGGAACGAAATCGACGTGGTGGTGCGCCGGAGCGCGGACAAGGTGGAGGCCGAGTACATCGGCGAGCCGCGTCCCAGCGGGCTCGTGGGCCGGCTGCTCGCGCCGGGGGGCGGGGTGGTGCAGCACTTCGATCGCTTCCTGATGCCCTCCATCGCCCAGGTGGAGTACCGCATCGGTGATACCAGCCACATCATGGTGACCTCCGCGATGACGCCCGTGTCGGACTGGGACACGCTGGTGTACGCGGTGGTGACGTTCCGTCTGCCATTGCCCCGCTGGTTGGTGCGCGCGGCGCTCCCGCTCCTCATGCCCGTGGCGCTCCACATCTTCGGGCAGGACGCGCGCATCCTCCGGCAGCAGACGGAGACCATCCGCCGCTTCGGCACGGAGGCCTATGCCTCCACGGAAATCGACGTGCTCGGTCCCGGCATCCTCCGCCTGCTGCGCGCCGCCGAGCGCGAGAAGCCTGGCGCCGTGGGGGACGCGGTGCATGAAACACGACTGAAGATGCGGACCTGA
- a CDS encoding four-helix bundle copper-binding protein yields the protein MALAEVMNADSDMRQCIEDCLACHRICMETLTYCLGMGGKYAEARHLRLLMDCAEICQTSANFMLRGSELHSRTCFACSEVCGRCAESCAQMGEDVVMKACADMCTQCSDSCWRMGGGVMPRTPNPEAAQRAADLPA from the coding sequence ATGGCCCTCGCCGAAGTGATGAACGCCGACAGCGACATGCGCCAGTGCATCGAGGACTGCCTGGCCTGTCATCGCATCTGCATGGAGACGCTGACGTATTGTCTGGGAATGGGCGGAAAGTATGCGGAGGCCAGACACCTGCGCTTGCTGATGGACTGCGCGGAAATCTGCCAGACGAGCGCGAACTTCATGCTGCGGGGCTCGGAGCTGCATAGCCGCACCTGCTTCGCCTGCTCGGAAGTCTGCGGGCGCTGCGCGGAGTCCTGCGCGCAAATGGGCGAGGACGTGGTGATGAAGGCCTGCGCGGACATGTGCACCCAGTGCTCGGATTCGTGCTGGAGGATGGGCGGCGGTGTCATGCCGCGGACGCCCAACCCGGAGGCCGCCCAGCGCGCCGCCGACCTCCCCGCGTGA
- a CDS encoding YHS domain-containing protein → MSVAGGAIASRETPSRSRPGASLAWAIRWPGRKEPRSARPQHPSHAPHSRAPPPSPAGEAPAIDPVYGMKVDPNAPKGGHPEHAGLTYAFCNPRCRERFRADPERYLSPAETAPEPTPAPGRTSRWRARR, encoded by the coding sequence ATGTCCGTGGCCGGAGGAGCGATTGCCTCTAGAGAAACACCCAGTAGGAGCCGGCCGGGTGCTTCGTTGGCCTGGGCGATTCGTTGGCCTGGGCGAAAGGAGCCTCGAAGCGCCAGGCCCCAACACCCTTCGCACGCGCCGCATTCCCGCGCGCCCCCTCCCTCTCCGGCCGGGGAGGCGCCCGCCATCGACCCCGTTTACGGCATGAAGGTGGACCCGAACGCCCCGAAGGGCGGTCACCCGGAGCACGCCGGGTTGACCTACGCCTTCTGCAATCCCCGGTGCCGGGAGCGGTTTCGCGCGGACCCGGAGCGCTACCTCTCGCCCGCGGAGACCGCGCCGGAACCGACGCCGGCGCCGGGACGGACATCGCGATGGAGAGCGCGGCGGTGA
- a CDS encoding chloride channel protein, translating into MAGRREPLDEEQSALHDSWDTVLRTVGRVVLGTVLIWGVCSALRYGVHATSDTLLAFASGRSLWWAPLVLAGVLLLGGLLRGLLNRRPGWSDVASDGVNVALFNYHITYEDPADDPRPRYSRPAIRLALRKAVATLLTLGTGASGGLEGPVVLVGESLGAGVARLTRARSEHTLRTCQLAGIAAAVGTLLNAPFAAALFALEVVYGNRIVYRKLAYCLLAGIIAYALNNRFLGFKPIFVAPPHPHTYTLGEYGLTALVAVAVSAPVALLFGLTMKHTRQVVERVSPVLRGAMGALCTVLVAGGLYYGAGMDFRHVLGMGEYTIAQLLADAPGPLSLWWYLLLIVGGKLLTTGFTVQSGGSAGMLIPSMVLGGVSGAATAQMLASVTGTGPADVTVFVVVGIASALVAVVGVPLAAIALVLEVFGSAYGPPAVLACCVTYVLTLRLSVYNEQRREEAVAVEPVANA; encoded by the coding sequence ATGGCTGGCCGTCGAGAGCCCCTGGACGAAGAGCAGAGTGCCCTTCACGACTCGTGGGACACGGTGCTGCGCACGGTGGGCCGGGTGGTCCTGGGCACGGTGCTCATCTGGGGGGTGTGCTCGGCGTTGCGGTATGGCGTCCATGCCACCAGTGACACGCTGCTGGCGTTCGCGTCGGGGCGGAGCCTCTGGTGGGCGCCGCTGGTGCTCGCGGGCGTGCTGCTGCTGGGCGGACTGCTGCGAGGACTGCTCAACCGCCGGCCCGGCTGGAGCGACGTGGCCTCGGATGGGGTGAATGTCGCGCTCTTCAACTACCACATCACCTACGAGGATCCGGCGGACGACCCGCGCCCTCGCTACTCACGGCCCGCCATCCGGCTCGCGCTGCGCAAAGCGGTGGCCACGTTGCTCACGCTGGGCACCGGCGCATCGGGCGGGCTGGAGGGTCCGGTGGTGCTGGTGGGCGAGTCCCTGGGCGCGGGCGTGGCCCGCCTCACCCGTGCCCGCTCCGAGCACACGCTGCGCACCTGCCAACTGGCGGGCATCGCCGCGGCGGTGGGAACGCTGCTCAACGCGCCGTTCGCCGCCGCACTCTTCGCGCTCGAGGTCGTCTACGGCAACCGTATTGTCTACCGGAAGCTGGCGTACTGCCTGCTGGCGGGAATCATCGCGTACGCGCTCAACAACCGCTTCCTCGGCTTCAAGCCCATCTTCGTGGCGCCGCCGCACCCGCACACGTACACGCTGGGGGAGTACGGCCTCACCGCGCTGGTGGCCGTGGCGGTGTCCGCGCCCGTCGCGCTGCTGTTCGGCCTGACCATGAAGCACACGCGCCAGGTGGTGGAGCGCGTCAGCCCGGTACTGCGCGGTGCCATGGGGGCGCTGTGCACCGTCCTGGTGGCCGGAGGGCTCTACTACGGCGCGGGCATGGACTTCCGGCACGTGCTGGGCATGGGCGAGTACACCATCGCCCAGCTGTTGGCGGATGCGCCGGGGCCGCTGTCGCTATGGTGGTACCTGCTGCTCATCGTGGGTGGGAAGCTGCTCACCACGGGCTTCACGGTGCAGTCAGGTGGCTCGGCGGGCATGCTCATCCCCAGCATGGTGCTGGGCGGCGTGTCGGGCGCGGCCACGGCGCAGATGCTCGCGTCGGTGACGGGCACGGGGCCGGCGGACGTGACGGTGTTCGTGGTGGTGGGCATCGCTTCCGCACTGGTCGCGGTGGTCGGCGTACCGCTGGCGGCCATTGCCCTGGTGCTGGAGGTGTTCGGCTCCGCGTATGGCCCGCCCGCCGTCCTCGCCTGCTGCGTCACCTACGTGCTGACGCTGCGGCTGTCCGTCTACAACGAGCAGCGCCGCGAGGAGGCGGTGGCGGTGGAACCTGTCGCGAATGCGTGA
- a CDS encoding MbnP family protein, whose translation MKKHTSLSSLSALGRMLALAAIALLALPARGDDGATNEQLQASEDQRRQLEQQVSELEAEVTRLEAQLARQQQDAETAQAELADVTQQLEEARELVASQDWEGVYQQLTQVRAELAALRTQLAAMNGSLELNAAFVFGTAPFVLGQTYATAGGDTVTFSQVRYWLSNVTLLKQDGTTRALTDSYHLMEVINAQELDGTSNPVTLPANRRERVQARAVPADTYSGIRFSIGVDPTYNDDLSRQAGELHVLQNMASVSWMWFTSYIFTKTHGTYVTAQGTQGDFAWDTGTNANYRTVELPFPITVTVNSQKRLTVNLQANVAPLFASLNPSTTPSIGATQSTESATLSDGFANMFALVSVENADR comes from the coding sequence ATGAAAAAGCACACTTCGCTCTCTTCACTCTCCGCTTTGGGCCGGATGCTGGCCCTGGCCGCCATCGCACTCCTGGCACTGCCCGCCCGTGGTGATGACGGCGCGACCAACGAGCAACTCCAGGCATCGGAGGATCAACGCCGCCAACTCGAGCAGCAGGTCTCGGAGCTCGAGGCAGAGGTCACCCGGCTCGAAGCCCAGCTCGCGCGGCAGCAGCAGGATGCGGAAACAGCTCAGGCGGAGCTGGCCGACGTCACCCAGCAGCTCGAAGAGGCACGGGAACTGGTGGCATCGCAGGACTGGGAGGGCGTCTATCAACAGCTCACCCAGGTGCGCGCGGAACTCGCGGCGCTGCGTACCCAGCTGGCCGCCATGAACGGAAGCCTGGAGCTGAACGCGGCCTTCGTGTTCGGCACCGCGCCATTCGTCCTGGGCCAGACGTACGCAACCGCGGGCGGAGACACCGTCACCTTCTCCCAGGTCCGTTACTGGCTCTCCAACGTGACGCTGCTCAAGCAGGACGGCACCACGAGGGCACTCACCGACAGCTACCACCTCATGGAGGTCATCAACGCGCAGGAGTTGGACGGCACCTCGAACCCCGTGACGCTTCCCGCCAACCGCCGCGAGCGCGTCCAGGCCCGCGCGGTTCCCGCGGACACCTATTCGGGCATCCGGTTCAGCATCGGCGTGGACCCCACCTACAACGACGACCTGAGCCGCCAGGCGGGTGAGCTGCACGTCCTCCAGAACATGGCGTCCGTAAGCTGGATGTGGTTCACCAGCTACATCTTCACCAAGACGCACGGCACCTACGTGACGGCCCAGGGCACGCAGGGCGACTTCGCCTGGGACACTGGCACCAACGCCAACTACCGCACGGTAGAGTTGCCGTTCCCCATCACCGTCACCGTCAACTCCCAGAAGCGCCTGACGGTGAACCTTCAGGCCAACGTGGCGCCCCTGTTCGCGTCGCTCAACCCGAGCACCACGCCCAGCATCGGCGCCACGCAGAGCACCGAGAGCGCCACGCTGTCGGACGGCTTCGCCAACATGTTCGCCCTGGTGTCGGTGGAGAACGCCGACCGATGA
- a CDS encoding cytochrome-c peroxidase has protein sequence MALGRWLFYAPHLSSDRQVSCATCHEQARAFADDAALTQRGVSGRPLARHAPALINLAWVEGLIWDGGTKNLESLSLAPLKHPDEMGNSQLRS, from the coding sequence GTGGCCCTGGGGCGTTGGCTCTTCTACGCACCACATCTGTCCTCCGACAGACAGGTCTCCTGTGCCACCTGCCATGAGCAAGCGCGCGCCTTCGCTGACGACGCGGCGCTCACCCAACGCGGCGTCAGCGGGCGCCCCTTGGCCCGGCATGCGCCCGCGCTCATCAACCTGGCGTGGGTGGAAGGACTCATCTGGGACGGTGGCACGAAGAACCTGGAATCCCTGTCGCTGGCGCCGCTCAAGCACCCGGACGAGATGGGCAATAGCCAGCTCCGCTCATGA
- a CDS encoding cytochrome-c peroxidase: MTRLSSEPEFVERFETTFGPGGLTLGNLLRALAQFQRTLVSADSRYDRWLQGEPGANLSPGATRTGARPAALRHMPRHGVLYRQRLPQQWARSRRGLWRRRSGVARRGARHPTPRGRGPSQAPPAQRGCHRAVHA; this comes from the coding sequence ATGACGCGGCTGTCCTCGGAGCCGGAGTTCGTCGAGCGCTTCGAGACCACCTTCGGCCCTGGCGGACTCACCCTGGGGAACCTGCTGCGCGCCCTGGCGCAGTTCCAACGGACTCTCGTCTCCGCGGACTCCCGCTATGACAGGTGGCTTCAGGGCGAGCCAGGAGCAAACCTGAGCCCAGGAGCAACACGGACTGGCGCTCGTCCAGCGGCACTGCGCCACATGCCACGTCACGGAGTTCTTTACCGACAACGCTTGCCACAACAATGGGCTAGATCTAGACGCGGCCTTTGGCGAAGGCGAAGCGGAGTCGCGAGGAGGGGGGCGCGTCACCCAACTCCCCGAGGACGCGGGCCGAGTCAAGCCCCCCCTGCGCAACGCGGCTGTCACCGCGCCGTACATGCATGA
- a CDS encoding MbnH family di-heme enzyme: MVWRVGRRAGVLVVLAWLGAGCGSKDSEAERYVWKLPTGFPTPRVPADNPMTEEKVQLGRRLFFDVRLSRNETQSCASCHDPARAFTEPLVTSQGSTGETHRRNSQGLANVAYATSLTWANPSLTTLEAQALAPLFGKEPVELGFGDREEELLGRLRAVPGLEAEFQRAFPEAVEPVSVATLTRALASFQRTLISGNSAYDRYVYGNEVEAMTRQQKRGMELFFSERLECDHCHSGFNFQDATVHETTVEPILPFHNTGLYNEDGQGAYPAKDPGLIELTGRPEDMGRFRAPSLRNVAVTGPYMHDGSLATLSDVLDHYAAGGHARMVSGGEASPLQSGFVRGFTLTAEEKEDVLAFLESLTDTEFLTDPRFSDPSTVP, encoded by the coding sequence ATGGTGTGGCGCGTGGGAAGACGAGCAGGGGTGCTGGTGGTGCTGGCCTGGCTGGGCGCTGGCTGTGGCAGCAAGGACAGCGAGGCGGAGCGCTACGTGTGGAAGCTGCCCACGGGGTTTCCCACGCCGCGAGTGCCGGCGGACAATCCGATGACGGAGGAGAAGGTGCAGCTGGGCCGGAGGCTCTTCTTCGACGTGCGCCTGTCACGGAACGAGACACAGTCCTGCGCGTCCTGCCATGACCCGGCGCGAGCCTTCACCGAGCCCCTGGTGACGTCGCAGGGCAGCACGGGCGAGACGCACCGCCGCAACTCCCAGGGGCTGGCCAACGTCGCCTATGCCACGAGTCTCACCTGGGCGAATCCCTCGCTCACGACGCTGGAGGCGCAGGCGTTGGCGCCCTTGTTCGGCAAGGAGCCGGTGGAATTGGGCTTCGGCGACAGGGAAGAGGAGTTGCTCGGCCGGCTGCGCGCGGTCCCGGGGCTGGAGGCGGAGTTCCAGCGCGCGTTTCCGGAGGCCGTGGAGCCCGTGTCCGTGGCCACGCTGACGCGGGCGCTGGCGTCGTTCCAGCGCACCCTCATCTCCGGTAACTCGGCGTATGACCGCTATGTGTATGGCAATGAAGTGGAGGCCATGACGCGGCAGCAGAAGCGGGGCATGGAGTTGTTCTTCTCGGAGCGGCTGGAGTGTGACCACTGCCACTCCGGCTTCAACTTCCAGGACGCCACGGTGCACGAGACGACGGTCGAGCCCATCCTGCCCTTCCACAACACGGGCCTCTACAACGAGGACGGCCAGGGCGCGTACCCGGCGAAGGACCCGGGCCTCATCGAGCTGACGGGCCGTCCCGAGGACATGGGCCGCTTCCGCGCGCCGTCCCTGCGCAACGTGGCCGTCACCGGGCCGTACATGCATGACGGCAGTCTGGCCACGCTGTCGGACGTGCTGGACCACTACGCCGCGGGAGGACACGCGCGGATGGTGAGCGGCGGCGAGGCCAGTCCGCTGCAGAGTGGCTTCGTGAGAGGCTTCACGCTGACTGCGGAGGAGAAGGAAGACGTCTTGGCGTTCCTCGAGTCGCTCACCGACACGGAGTTCCTGACGGACCCGCGCTTCTCGGACCCGTCCACCGTGCCGTGA
- a CDS encoding MbnP family copper-binding protein — MVSAHRRAVRLLPFALLGVLGCGDGMEVVIPFEARVGSEPFACGRSYTGVGTTGTTYEPMDLRVYLHDVRLVTAEGAEVPLKLEQDGRWQTQGTALLDFADKTGLCTNGTEATNLRITGTAPEGVYTGLRFKLGVPETQNHLDVSTAPSPLNDTSLYWSWRSGYLFTRIEGRTTGLPEGHVMHLGSTDCAPPPEGRTNGTAGCTFGNRPEVALDSFDLASGKVVLDLGALFSGSNLDENAEVPNTSVGCMSQQADPDCAPMFGRMGLTHRSQEMAPGPQSFIKAE; from the coding sequence ATGGTGTCCGCTCATCGTCGTGCCGTCCGTCTGCTTCCCTTCGCGCTGCTGGGCGTCCTGGGCTGTGGCGACGGTATGGAAGTCGTCATCCCCTTCGAGGCCCGGGTGGGCAGCGAGCCCTTCGCATGTGGCCGCAGCTACACCGGGGTGGGGACAACGGGGACGACGTACGAGCCCATGGACCTGCGCGTGTACCTTCACGATGTCCGGCTCGTCACGGCCGAGGGCGCTGAGGTGCCACTGAAGCTCGAGCAGGACGGGCGGTGGCAGACACAAGGCACGGCGCTGCTCGACTTCGCGGACAAGACGGGCCTGTGCACCAACGGCACGGAGGCGACGAACCTGCGCATCACCGGCACGGCGCCCGAGGGTGTCTACACCGGCCTGCGCTTCAAGCTGGGCGTGCCGGAGACGCAGAACCACCTCGACGTGTCCACGGCGCCCTCGCCGCTGAACGACACGAGCCTCTACTGGAGCTGGCGCTCGGGCTATCTCTTCACGCGCATCGAGGGCCGGACGACGGGACTTCCCGAAGGGCACGTCATGCACCTGGGGAGCACGGACTGTGCACCGCCGCCAGAGGGGCGGACGAACGGCACCGCGGGATGTACGTTCGGCAACCGTCCGGAGGTGGCTCTGGACTCGTTCGACCTGGCGTCTGGCAAGGTGGTGCTGGATTTGGGGGCGCTCTTCTCAGGCTCGAACCTGGACGAGAACGCGGAGGTGCCCAACACCTCCGTGGGGTGTATGTCGCAGCAGGCGGACCCGGACTGCGCGCCCATGTTCGGCCGGATGGGGCTGACGCACCGGAGCCAGGAGATGGCACCGGGGCCTCAGTCATTCATCAAGGCGGAGTAG